The following is a genomic window from Vidua chalybeata isolate OUT-0048 chromosome 29, bVidCha1 merged haplotype, whole genome shotgun sequence.
CCTTCACCGCGAATCGGCGACTCGGCGCCGGGGGCGCAGCAGCGCAcgcagtccttttgggaggaaTTGGCAAGAGAAGCCAGAGACGCGGAGGGAcgagcggcgccgccgcccccgccctaCCCCGCCGAACATGGCGCTGGATGACCGAGAGGATGGGCGGGGCGCGCATGCTCCCTGCGGGAAGACCCCGAATACCCGGATTCTCGCTAGTGCGCAGCCgcgaggaaaggaggaggaggggggcggcGGAGAGCGCGTACCCAATTGGGAGCCATGCTCAAAGCTGCTACCAtctaagggagagacctccccctgcgggcggcagggcaagcccagggggcgggaacggcaccacccccgaagggagggggagggacggggccAGAGCTGCACGAAAAGGCACCGGGACCCGGAAACGCGCTGGCACTCGACTTCCGGCTCTGAGTCGAGCTCCACCAGTTCCGacagctcgggagagctgacggaCGCTGACGgggactcagaaacggaaaaAGCGGAGCTGACACGGTTTGAAACAAAACCGAATgaagccttaagccacatcgaaaggcaatcacaacgcgaaccagcccagtttaccgaCTGGGCTAGAATAAAGATAGCTTGTGCAAAGTGGGCTCCCTCAGGGACAGTAAAAGCCTTCCCGGTGAGGATCACCGGACCAGAGGGAAATCAGCAAAGGATATATAATCTGGTAAACCCCAAAGGGCAACCATGCGCAGTGCTAaacatcaaggactgcttcctTTCAATACAGCCACAACCCAGGGGACTAACGAGAATTGCGAGTTTCTctttacaggacatgctcgtgggTCATCCCCGTAACGCGTACATCCCGGCTCCAGAGAAAAGCGACGAACCACCAAAACGCCAGACAGCACCCAAGAATCCtacaccggtgagacccagacagcaatGGTGGTTTTGTGCgatcttgctattagggctcatcACCGAGGGGCGAGCCAACCCAGACTAtcacccccatcagccattcaggtgggtcatgcagcatctttcaagtgacaaggtgttcaaagaaatcaccacggcaggcaccccatccttcgtgttccatatcaccgacctgtttccaggacgaccaaaaCTACGACCCCATCACCCGCAcatcatgtacatgtacctgtcctactggtgtccagcctccaaccctgggaaaaagtactgtaactacccggggtggggatattgcgggcactggggctgtgaaaccattgtcacagatgccagaccatcgggagaagggtgggaaccacAAGAGCCCGATAGATTCTtgcagttcacctgggcacctaccggctgtaaaaagcccgccTTCAAGGGAGGGGTCTATGACAACTATCATACACAACCCGAACATCAgaagtgcacagactataacatgacgGTCCTacagccagaacaccctagttgggccacaggcagaacatgGACGGTAGTCCTCAAGGcgccaaaagagtgggtgaacgtgcgaattatcaggctccaaccaccggcaCCCCGACCGGTAGGACCCAATATGGTTATTAAGGACGTGCTAAAAGGGGAAAACGttacccatcccaaaccactacccacaaaggccaccgatatcccgaccggccatacagatgccttccaaataggccACTTAGCCGAGTCGGACTCAGAAccaatcttccgcatgctagaggctacctttctatccttgaacgaatccaacccaaacctaaccaattcTTGCTGGCTTTGTtacgatgttaaacctcctttctacgaaggagtCGCTCTagacacccccttcagttactccacagccgaagcccctcaccagtgcagatgggacacccCCCGTAggggaatcaccctgagtcaagtcacaggccggggcaaatgctttggcaatgcagccttggcaaagcagaaaggcaacctctgcaccgaagtcgtcaagcccaacagaaagatcaacaagtgggcggtcccatccgcatctgggatgtgggtttgtcagaaaTCTGGGGTAagtccttgcgtgttccttgccaaaTTCAATGACGCTACCgatttctgtgtccaagttctaattgttcctagggtcctgtaccactcagacgagGAGGTATACCACATCTTCGAGGAGCCCGGCcgactccacaaaagagaaataataacggGAGTGACTATCAcaatgctgctcggcctgggagcagctggcacagccacaggtgtcttggccctcgcgacccgacaccaagggcttgctcagctgcaaatgaccatcgacgaggacctgcagaggatcgagaaatccatctcctttctagagaaatcagtttcctcgctttcggaagtggtcttacagaacaggcggggactggacctcttgttcatgcagcaaggaggtctgtgtgccgccttgaaggaggaatgctgttTCTAcgcggaccacacaggagtcgttaaagactccatggcagaactccgagatagactggcttaaagaaagaaagacagggaaacccaacgagctggttcgagtcctggttcaatccatcaccatggctcaccactctaatttccaccctagTAGGCCCGCTAGTgatactgcttttaaccttcacattcGGACCTTGCCTACTAAACAGGTtggtctcatttgttcaagttcgcctagaacgggccaacatcctgttCATAGGCcggcaacaaatgctgtgaaccaaaaaccgaggacactgccagtcgcagaggttctctaaacttcccttgcgaagattactcaggtttaccaaaaaaaaaacccttttcccttaACACATTACAACTTTatacctcaccttagtgcctatgtttataactacctcattcattagtaaaaaagggggggggagatgtggtagatagggacaggcgaacggaagatctcgggatgtgacggaaagctagacccttccccccttcttcctgctatagttaatcaattacccctaaagcatgcagcccttcctaaactcagtagttttccactccttactaaccctagccagacccaccatccccttctgatgtagtgaagcccccttgactatttaaccccatgagataagataataaacgccatttgaccatccaccacattggtgtctgtgcatgtctgtggcccgagtaACCCGGGTGAGGCtgggttgccgtgctgtgtcttgaaaccaggtcacccgccttctcatcagaaggcaaCATgcgaggcactgctgggacccagcGGGACGGGACCGACTGTCTCATGTCCACATAGCACCCCCTCACACAGCCAGGGTCATCCCAAAACCAGAGAAACGCTCACGtgtcagcacaggggagcaaggagcactgggctcctGTCAGGGTATCTCAGCTGGGCTTGCTCCACAACACACCCTCATTTTAAGGCCTGCTgatgcccagctgccagaaatgccTACCTTGTTCTCTCCAAGATGCACAGGGAGAGCCAATGAGCAGGATGCCTTGGGAGGCAAATCTTCCCAGCCTTTTCTGAGGCCAGGGACACACCAAGATCAGCCAAGACTCTCCACGCTGCCTGGCcctcacagcccagctctgtgctggccctgggccacAGCAGCATCCACCAAGCAAGAGGCAAATACATATTGCCAAGAGTTGAAACCCAGCAGACagggaagatgtgaaaagtgTGTGCATAAAGGCCTTTTAATTCACAGCTCTCAAAGAGAGCTTTGGGGCTCGCGGCTggacagagatgctgctgctcacaccTCTGTCCAAAGCGGGGAAcacaccctgctgcaggtgcttgggTTGGTCTCCGCAGGTCCAGGTGGATGCCAAacctgctcttcacagccttcttccttgccctgcccctctgccaagtGCAAAGGACCTCAAGGACTGAGGACCACAGAGAGCCAAAAGGGGACACTTGCACCTGCCTGactgggagctccctgggaaGCACTTCCCTTGAGAAGCAAGCCCCTTTCCTCCCAAGGCATTTCCCCAGACATGTAGCTTTCCTGGGGAACACCAACATACTCTTAAGAAAAGCTGGCAAGGCTGAATGACTTCAGGTCCTTTCAGGACAGGCACTCCAGCTGTAGCTCCTAATCCCCCAAGTGGGTTTCCAGGTGGAGGTTcagaggtgcagccccaggctctcTACAAACACAAGGTGCCCACTGCCTCTTCACCTGCCTCACCTCCTGAAGTCActgcagcaaaaccaggctgttcccagccagagcccagagccctgttccTGCAGGGCGCTCTtgccagcaccttccaggagTCTCCACTGTGCACGCAGCGTTTTTCATGCCCACTCTCAAGAGCCTTTGGAACACAGAGCACAACCTGGCTggctctgccaccagcacagcccaaacacaggcagaggaagaagcagcaggggtTGTTTTGTTGCCATGCCCAAGAGAACCTGAAAGAGTGCCCTCCCTCTGGTCTCACTTGGTTGGCTTTCTGACTGGGTCTGAGGCTGGGGTTGCCATTCTTTGCTTGTGGGGACCAGAACCACACACgggatcccagcactgcctgacaGCGCTCTGGGCACTGGCACGGTCACATGTCTGAGTCTcaggcactgtgctgctgcttcatttgTTCTTAGGCACACCCAAAACTCTCTGTTAGGCCCAGATGGTCTCTGGTTCTGCCCTCTTCCTGATCCTGTGCAGAGATGGagcactgctgtgttttcaggaAGCTATTCTTGAAAACTTCCATCATTCCAAGCTCCTTTGCCCTCTGTGGATGCTTGCCATGGAGTCCCTCACAGCTGGGTTCAGAGCATCCTCAGCTTGGCTTTTCCAAAATCCAGGGGTTCCAGGGTGCTCAGCAAGATCTGCAACTCCACAGTGTTGTGGAACTGGACCTTCAGCACTGATCTGCCCTtgttcctctgtgtgtgtgcacaaaaCACAGCATGGAAGAGAACAGCAGGAGGGGCCTGTGTGTCCCAGAGCCCCAGATTTGCATCGCTTCAGCTCCACAGACATGCTACGGGGAGGTACAAAGACAGGGTAAAGGGACAGTAACCAATGGCTAGACAGAGGGGGAGTAGCATATAACAAGGACCAATGGGAAAGTATGAAACAGTGAACAttctggaactggggaaggGACTAGAAGTGATGTCACAACAGTTATTAACATCAAGAACAAAGAACCATGGGAAAAAGCCCCTAGCTGTCACTCTAACCTAAACTGTTGTATCCTCCCAAGGCATTCCTGCCCCTCATTCCTCCATATGAGATACTACTGAAAGGGGTCCAGATTCAGTCCTTCCCAGCACCTGGTGCCTGAAATACGGTGTTTGCTGGCACTGCCAGTTCCCAGACCCGGCAATTTCCTATTTCCAGCAGAACCCAAGTTCAGCAATTTGATGGCACAGAAAGCCAAAATACAGCAATATCCCAGTGCCAGCACGGGCACTACCCAGATCTGGTAATTTGCCGGTGCCAGGACTCCAGATCCAGCAAATTACTGGCACCTGCACTAACCAGGCCTGGCGTTTGCCAGCACTGGTACTACCCAGATGCAAcaatttcctgctgctgagacACTTGGGGGTCTGGCTGAGCAGCAAAGGTGACCCTGAGGCAGGAGCTTTCCTTGGCTGCAACCAAGCCTCAGCATGCAAAGACCTTCCCGGTGCTGTGGCCTGGGTCAGGAGGGATTGGGGCATGGGAGCTGACCCTAAATGTCTTCTCTCAAGTGACTTTAGGACATGGAACATGGAGAAGCCAGAGCTGACTCTCAGCTTTGCATAGTTCCCTGGAAGAATCCTGTGTGTGAAGCAGCCTGGGAGAAGGGTTTACGTGCCAGGAGCGAGCAATTCAGAGcccttttctctcctgtggGCTGAGGTTCTTGGCCCCCTTGCCCTTTCCAAGGGTCCTCAAGCTGCCTGCCAAGAGGCCTTTTTCACTGGGATGAGAAGAGTCCTGCTGCAACGCTGTTCTcaagctgcttctgctgcagatGTGCCAGAGGAATGCTCATTGCTTGCAGTCTCAGGTCCTGTGTGTATGCAGGTGAAACTACagaaggagggagcagctctgctgggggaaGAGTTGTCTTTTtcttggtgattttttttttaaatgaactttCCCTGtcagctctgggcagagctCTGTAACTGTATGTGGTATTTGCCTGTGGCACTGTGGAGGTGGCCAGGGGGACCTTTCCCAAGCTGTCTGCAGAGGAATCCACATCAGCCCTATTGCTGGCCATGAGTCTATGTACAAAATCACCAACGGGAAGGGAAGGCTGTGGAACGTGTCtcaagctgtttattttccagcatcagtCTCATTACATGGTTATGACAATGGGtagatgccagcagctcacatcctCGGCAGCAGACAAAGAACTCAATATTACaactttaaaagatttttgaACACAATGAGTATTTGCTTTGACCCAGATTAATAGGTCTTTTGTTCATGTTCTGAGATATCTGAACGTTCTTTATCCTGTAATATTGTCTCAAGCTGGTAAAAGATGTCCCATTGTGGTTTAGATAGATGGTTTCCCATCTCATTGCCCAGGAGCCCCTAAAGTTGCTACTTACTACTTACAAGAATATCAGTTACAGACTATGAAGGGGATGATCTATTCCTCCCGTTAACAACCTGGGCCTCCGGCGACTGCACTGTCCACGatcttcttttttattcctctaGTCTAACAATCCTCCTCAAACAGGAGCACCATTTATTGCTGGCCATGTGTCTATGTACAAATGATGAACAGGACAGGACAGCTGAGGAACTCATCTcgagctgtttattttccagcatcagtCTCATTACCTGGTAATGGGTATCCATTGTCATCTTCCCATGCCAATGGGAAGATGCCAACAGCTCACATCCTCAGCAGCAGACAAAGAACTCAATGTTACaactttaaaagatttttgaccaatcacagaaagcaaaagcatattGGCAGTAGTTCTATCCAACCACTATCATCACATGTACCCTTGGTTAAAACAATGCTCACTTATTTCAAATACAATACCTGCTTGTAAGCCTTAAGATacaatgcacagagctccattattaagcttagaacttcctaatatcttGCTAGATATACTTTTCTGTAACTTAGAGAGTTATTCTAGCCAAGGATTAATACACTGACCATTGTTCTGTTTGTCCTTACTTTCTACAtcttgtataatttttctgctgacaaatcttacGTCTACTGCTTAGCTCTAATCgcagttctgctgtctctgagaCCTGCTTTTTGCAACTTGCCCAAAACCCTGATTGTAAGGATTCCCATTCCATGGAATGGGAAGTCCATGTCCCCCTGGaggtccccagcccctgcaggtcCCTTTCCATACCTGTATCAGTTGTGTTGGTTCCATTCCACGAGCTCCAGGGTCCCATCTCCTGCCACCCTGAGAGCCCTGACCAAGGATAGGATGTTTCCACTGTCCACAGTTCACAGTGCTTTTTGTTGGTTCACAGTGAtctgcagggacatggggatggcagggacagaggggacagtggggacatcagggacagtGGAGGACTGATGTCCCTAGGAGCACAGATATGCCTGCTATGGGGAGCTGAACTGACACTGCTAGGGGTCTCACATTGTactggctgctgtggggctcAATCAAAATGTCAAACTTTCTCTCCTTCCATCTGAACTGACAGTTCCCCATCTTCTCCTCTagtccccagggctctgcaagTGGCATCCAGCCCCTCTGTGACACAAAATCACAGCTAGGGGAGTGACAAATGGCACACCAGAGACACCCAGAAGCTGCAGCAACAGCACCCATGGGTGGGGGGTTCCAGCACCACCACAGTCCACAGGCCATGGAAGGGCCCTCAATGCACCCCTACACCGCAGGGACCAGGGAACCTCAGACACATTCCTctggcctggggacagcccagcccagccctgcttctcCCACTCACTGAGTCCACTCCTGTAGCAGCCACAGGCCCTTCAAGGCCTCCCTGGTGGTCACTTGCCTAGTCATGATGACCGGTCCAAAGTAGCCCCTCTTCCACCTTCAGACCCTCATTGTCTCTCTGTAAGACCATAGGTCATATTTGCCTCGACCCTTACTATTGGACTGTTTCCCAAAACCCCTACACCCTATATaaacccccatttctgcccagttcggcagaagagctgtcactgaaacaCTTCACAGAAGTTGCCAATAAAGACACCTCTGTGGAACCTTatacagccttctcctctctccctgcatctgctgaggcaccttagcaagcaaagagctgaaatcactgaagagctgaattaaccaaagagctgatctcacttaagagctgagctgattgcctgcagctgggagcttgcctgagggacctggacaggttgtGTTTAGCGCTATCCAGGACACCAAAGACAGCTGGGGTTGTATAGACCCCAAGAACCCCAGGCGGTAATACTGTCCCTGCCTGGGACCCACACAGTGCACAGTTTGAGGATAGCTCCCCATGGTCTTCCTGCCCCAAACAAATCTTTGCCCTTCCCCAGAACCCCTGAGCAGCTTTGGGGTGACAGctgagggagagggggagggatGACAATACAGGGGAGTACCCACCTCCTGTCCCAAATGATGAGCTGCCTCTGGATGACAAATGATTGCCATAGAGACAGACTCCCAAAAATGTAGGCAAGCATGGGAACTATTTGGATAGGGACAGAGACAGGGTGGAAATGGTGGCTCCAGAGGACACACCGGGCTGAGAGGTCACTGCTGTACCCCCCCCCATGCATTCTCCTCGCCATATACAGCTCCCCCGACCCCCTATGGCTCCCCAGCCCCTGACTACAACCCCCATCTATAGAgctcccccagtgccacagagACTCTCAAGGCTCACATAGCTACCCCCAGCCCCATAGGGTCCCCCTTGTTCCCATCAGATGCAACACCACCTCCAAAGCAAGCGCACCCAAGCACAGACAGTGCCATGCcatgctgcagctccctgcgAACCACAGTGGTGGCTTCGAGGCCAAAACCCAAGTCACTGACAATTTTCCACTCTTTATGTCTAGAACTGACCAAGAAACGTCCCATGGTAGGATATCACTTTCCTGCAGTCACTGCAATGACCAAAGGCAAACTGACCCCTCGATGAGGCTTTCCCCAGGAGAAGCTGTGTTTGTTCCCTGTCCAGGCCAGCCTGTTCTTTCAGGGGGCAGTGGGCACAGGGGAAATGGCAGCCCCTGAAGGAAGCGGGATTGCCCAGAGAGCTGCCTGATGCCAAACAGACTTCAGTGTTatgaaggcagaggagagaTGGTCCCTGGGAGGTCAAGCCAGCCAGATCTATTTGTCCTGGCAGGTTTAATCTGGGAACAATACTTGGATATACAGAAATTTGGAGGTGATATCCCAGTATTGGCCATGGGCACCTAGAGGAGAAGGACAGTTCTTTTCCATAGGAAGGAAAGCATGGAGCCCCCGTGCTTTAGGGACAGATAAGAAGCAGCTCTAAACATGCCAAGGTCAGTCAGATGTGTCAGGCAGCCCCTGGGAACCCAAACCAGCCAGACCTGTTCCATGTTCActtggttccatgaggcccTGAAGGGTCAAAATGGCCCCTCAGTTCTTTGGGGCTGAACAATGCCACAGTGACTCCTTGGTCCCATGGAACACCACAGGATCACAATGGTCCCCTTGGTTCCACAAGCCCACGCaatgtcacagtggtctccaTAGGAAGGAAAGCACTGAGTTGTTGTTGTTACAGATGAGTAATGTGATGGTTGGCTCCCACAATTAAGAGATTAATATTATGTGTATGTTAAGAGAAGTCTTATTGATATATAGTTATTGTGATATGTTCATCCCATTGTGATAtgttctttcccctctcccttgTATTGTCACTGAATGCCCTTGGCAGATGGGGCATTTGGAGGGATAGAAGGCTTGTTACTATggcaacacctgacctccaatcaagatgtAAGAAAGTGATCTGCACCAATGGATGGCAAAGAAGAGTTGACTGACAGACTTTGAGaggtgtcttggtttgaaaagacagctgtctgctaaggaaggcaggagcctcccctgaaattgaaaatgtgcaccccttccctctgaatttattataattttgaaattaaggagctctcaggcaaagatatgggagcaggaataacagctctttattagggaagaaaatttaaaaaaaaaaaaaaaaaaaaaaaaaaaaaaaaaaccaaaaaaaccccaaaaaaacaaaaaaaaaaaaaaaaccaaaa
Proteins encoded in this region:
- the LOC128801327 gene encoding MLV-related proviral Env polyprotein-like; its protein translation is MALDDREDGRGAHAPCGKTPNTRILASAQPRGKEEEGGGGERVPNWEPCSKLLPSKGETSPCGRQGKPRGRERHHPRREGEGRGQSCTKRHRDPETRWHSTSGSESSSTSSDSSGELTDADGDSETEKAELTRFETKPNEALSHIERQSQREPAQFTDWARIKIACAKWAPSGTVKAFPVRITGPEGNQQRIYNLVNPKGQPCAVLNIKDCFLSIQPQPRGLTRIASFSLQDMLVGHPRNAYIPAPEKSDEPPKRQTAPKNPTPVRPRQQWWFCAILLLGLITEGRANPDYHPHQPFRWVMQHLSSDKVFKEITTAGTPSFVFHITDLFPGRPKLRPHHPHIMYMYLSYWCPASNPGKKYCNYPGWGYCGHWGCETIVTDARPSGEGWEPQEPDRFLQFTWAPTGCKKPAFKGGVYDNYHTQPEHQKCTDYNMTVLQPEHPSWATGRTWTVVLKAPKEWVNVRIIRLQPPAPRPVGPNMVIKDVLKGENVTHPKPLPTKATDIPTGHTDAFQIGHLAESDSEPIFRMLEATFLSLNESNPNLTNSCWLCYDVKPPFYEGVALDTPFSYSTAEAPHQCRWDTPRRGITLSQVTGRGKCFGNAALAKQKGNLCTEVVKPNRKINKWAVPSASGMWVCQKSGVSPCVFLAKFNDATDFCVQVLIVPRVLYHSDEEVYHIFEEPGRLHKREIITGVTITMLLGLGAAGTATGVLALATRHQGLAQLQMTIDEDLQRIEKSISFLEKSVSSLSEVVLQNRRGLDLLFMQQGGLCAALKEECCFYADHTGVVKDSMAELRDRLA